The stretch of DNA AGCTGATCGAGATCGCGCGGGACTCGATGAGCGCGCGGATCTACAACCTGGCCAAGCGTCCCGACGAGGACCACATGACTTACGCGGCCCACGCCAACGCGAAGTTCGTCGAGGACTGCGTGCGCTCGCTGGCGGAGGGCGTCGTCGACGCCTACCCCGACCTCGACGACGAGGCGGTGATCCACGTCAAACAGGAGAACGACGAGTCGATCCACCAGCACGACGCGGTCGCCGAGCGCGAGGTCACGATGGCCCGACTCCGCGAGGAGCTCTCGGCCTAGTCAGTCGTCAGCGGTTCGGCGTCCTCCCACCGCGGGTCGAACGTCTCCCGCACGTCCGCGGTGAACTCCCGATCCTTCAGGTCGAGCATCGCGAACGGCTCCCGCGGCGCCAGCGGGTTCGGGACCTCGATACACGCCTCGACGCCGTCGATCAGGTGGAACGAACCGCTGACCCGCTCGGTGGTTCGGACCTCGAAGGCCGGGTGGCCCGCGAGCTCCTTCTCGTAGCGTTTGAGCGCCGTGTTCGGCAGCGTCTCGATCAGATCCGGGCCGAGCAGCACCGATACCTCGGCGCCGCGTTCGAGCGCGCGCCCGAGCGCCGCGGTCACCTCGTCGCCGTACTCGCCCACGTCGAACTGCGGGGTCGGCCCGCCGGCGACGGTGATCACCCGCTCGGTCGCCGTATCGAGCCGTTCGAGCAGCAGGTCGGCGCTCTCCTCCCGGCCGACGACTGCGGTCCAGAACCCCTCCTCGGTGGGGACGCCGGCGTCGAGATCGCCCTCCAGTTCGTCGACGGCCTCCTCGTACTGGGCCTCCTGTTCCCGCAGCTCCTCGCGTTTCGCGTCGAGCAGGCGGTCCAGCGCCGCCTCGGGCTCGACGGCGACGTACTTCTTCGGTCGGCTCGCGGCCTGACTCCGAGCCAGCCCCCGCCGTTCCAGATCTTTCAGCACGTCGTACACTCTGCCCATCGGCACGTCGCTGGAGCCCGAGAGCTCCTTCGCCGTGCTCGGCGAGTCGTCGAGCAGCGCCCGGTACGCCCGGGCTTCGTACTCCGAGAGCCCGAGATCGCGCAAGCTTGCCATGGTCGTCTGTCACAGCTTGCCCCCTCAAAAACTCACCGAACGTTTACCCGTGAAGGTCGTTTCGCGGCGTTTCTCGGACGGCTACTCCAGCCGGGCGACGCGCTCCATCAGCGACTCGGGGTCGCTCGCGGGCTCGTCGACGCCGGCGACGCGGGCGGTTCCGCGGTCGAGTTCCGGCGCGACCGACTCGTCGGCGTCGGGGACGACCACTTTCTCGTGGTCGGCGATCCGGAGCGCCGCACGGTGGAGATCGCTGCCCGGCTCGTCGGCGACGGTTACCGCCAGCGGCTCGTGGACGAGTCGGCTCGCGGCCGTGCCGTACTCCGCGACCTGCACGCCGACGCGGTGGGAG from Halolamina sediminis encodes:
- a CDS encoding TrmB family transcriptional regulator; this encodes MASLRDLGLSEYEARAYRALLDDSPSTAKELSGSSDVPMGRVYDVLKDLERRGLARSQAASRPKKYVAVEPEAALDRLLDAKREELREQEAQYEEAVDELEGDLDAGVPTEEGFWTAVVGREESADLLLERLDTATERVITVAGGPTPQFDVGEYGDEVTAALGRALERGAEVSVLLGPDLIETLPNTALKRYEKELAGHPAFEVRTTERVSGSFHLIDGVEACIEVPNPLAPREPFAMLDLKDREFTADVRETFDPRWEDAEPLTTD